The following coding sequences are from one Paramormyrops kingsleyae isolate MSU_618 chromosome 21, PKINGS_0.4, whole genome shotgun sequence window:
- the amer3 gene encoding uncharacterized protein amer3: MALPNSPMKSGVALPTGGAGDCEKRPSPTPVSDGCRHKGRSRATTPACPSSPSSQGTDLSPSPTNTQSPGWARRRVVRRSRTHDCVAGMVLQAGSGRPRRFGSATPTGDSGRQLVSSVSFSGLAVSPSGKGGLLHENRSASSSRDIIDYRNLTPQVPFVPSIAKSIPKKRISLRKSRKAIKDLLGIRRHKREKVVSPGFLTPGRGDKAAVSVNMGKPTQEGTTSGCSGVPDHNDDLSDSSIELCSSICEDVASLQSFGSHTGCGEIFADEEHHLPIPHPAEGGQKQDPDKDICESKKASPVVGSYQGGVEQMASPAHAEILDLFGLWDSLKSKEAKAVGSPDLNTFTLAQPISQQSTPDRTLLLTEQKTVELLHDKGTPKSDKQEIVSTSDEGYYDYISPGLEDNSRGSVTPHLSNRFPRDSYSGDALYELFYDPCESRMSPIIDEEVSLSESILCQAGDHPQSMYSFHVGAEENLAPPLALDLVGQELLQSSWKGKECLLKLCDTEISLAMGIMNWLKQKANQTSPSVCGGVDVEASTFPPNCNKLHREGQDMPKNQLAVKDPAPESPAVNGSLVFLPNLRKDEPNIASPEGDIRTPANGFSFRIFNKESPLTPNWDLKSPILRSPGSVASTVFLLAINRESLCESCKRLLKKGSKELFLCDSCVSFIEHIKTSDLLSPSSFQRTGSARSPCSLPPGFLESPISPCRTESDVSLMRLLEQCMTQVSTLRIDGGPEMVPPLGKLGEGKQDAEENDVRVEKSKEQSQKYLKSKQNPRKHGSNRENRGLASLPPRGPDRQDAPSLLETGNLGLVTTNSSDELVLQKCRSSCPDVQGALFSASPTQAPRPTSLPLSNAAYSEFTSSQGHLVKRGGAKGQLRERLRRHKKSGIHRVEPCGHVLQEEKKADRKRRMKK, encoded by the coding sequence ATGGCGCTACCAAACAGTCCAATGAAAAGTGGTGTGGCACTGCCAACGGGCGGCGCAGGGGACTGCGAGAAGCGACCGAGTCCCACACCTGTTAGTGATGGCTGCAGACACAAGGGCCGATCGCGTGCCACCACCCCAGCATGCCCTTCTTCCCCCAGCAGCCAGGGGACGGACCTGTCCCCTTCTCCCACCAACACTCAATCTCCCGGTTGGGCGCGACGCAGGGTGGTTCGGAGAAGCAGGACCCACGACTGCGTGGCAGGCATGGTGCTGCAGGCAGGAAGTGGCCGACCGCGCAGATTCGGGAGTGCGACACCCACCGGGGACAGCGGGAGGCAGTTGGTCAGCAGCGTCAGCTTCTCCGGATTGGCCGTTTCCCCGAGTGGCAAAGGCGGGCTGTTGCACGAGAACCGGAGTGCCTCCAGCAGCAGGGACATCATAGATTACCGTAATCTCACGCCCCAAGTGCCCTTCGTGCCCTCCATCGCTAAGTCTATCCCAAAGAAGCGGATATCTCTGCGGAAGTCGAGAAAGGCTATCAAAGACCTGCTTGGAATCAGGCGTCACAAGCGGGAGAAGGTAGTCTCTCCTGGTTTCCTCACTCCAGGAAGAGGAGACAAAGCAGCAGTATCAGTCAACATGGGCAAGCCGACCCAGGAAGGGACCACCAGCGGCTGCTCCGGTGTCCCCGACCACAATGATGATCTGTCTGACTCCTCCATTGAGCTCTGCAGTAGCATCTGCGAGGACGTGGCCTCCCTCCAGAGCTTTGGATCCCATACTGGCTGTGGGGAGATATTTGCAGATGAGGAGCATCACCTCCCCATTCCTCATCCAGCTGAGGGCGGCCAGAAGCAAGACCCCGACAAGGATATCTGCGAGTCCAAGAAGGCCAGCCCTGTTGTGGGGTCCTACCAGGGCGGGGTGGAGCAGATGGCATCCCCAGCCCATGCAGAGATCCTCGACTTGTTTGGATTGTGGGACAGTTTGAAGAGTAAAGAAGCCAAGGCGGTAGGCAGCCCAGATCTGAACACTTTCACCCTGGCCCAACCCATTAGCCAGCAATCAACTCCTGACAGAACTCTTCTTCTGACAGAACAAAAGACTGTAGAACTTTTACATGACAAGGGGACACCAAAAAGTGACAAGCAGGAAATAGTGTCCACAAGTGACGAAGGCTATTATGACTATATCTCACCTGGACTGGAGGACAACAGTAGGGGGTCTGTTACACCTCACCTTTCCAACCGGTTCCCCAGGGACAGTTATAGCGGCGATGCTCTTTATGAGCTCTTCTATGACCCTTGTGAGTCCAGGATGAGCCCCATCATTGATGAGGAAGTGAGCCTATCAGAAAGCATTCTTTGTCAAGCTGGTGACCATCCACAGTCCATGTACAGTTTCCACGTTGGAGCAGAGGAGAATCTGGCCCCGCCTTTGGCTTTGGATCTTGTCGGTCAGGAGCTCCTGCAGAGCAGCTGGAAGGGGAAGGAGTGCCTGTTGAAGCTGTGTGACACCGAGATCTCCCTGGCCATGGGAATCATGAACTGGCTGAAGCAGAAGGCCAATCAGACGAGTCCGTCTGTGTGTGGCGGGGTAGATGTTGAGGCAAGTACTTTCCCTCCGAATTGCAATAAACTCCACCGTGAGGGTCAGGATATGCCGAAGAATCAGCTAGCTGTTAAGGATCCAGCGCCGGAATCCCCAGCTGTCAACGGAAGCTTAGTATTCCTACCAAATCTCAGAAAAGATGAACCCAATATAGCGTCTCCAGAGGGCGATATCAGAACACCAGCAAACGGGTTTTCCTTCCGAATCTTCAACAAGGAGTCTCCCTTAACGCCTAACTGGGACCTGAAGTCTCCCATACTCAGGTCTCCAGGTTCAGTGGCAAGCACTGTGTTTCTGCTCGCAATTAACAGGGAATCGCTGTGCGAGTCTTGCAAGAGGTTGTTGAAAAAGGGCTCCAAGGAGCTGTTCCTGTGTGATTCCTGTGTGTCTTTCATCGAACACATCAAGACTTCAGACCTCTTAAGCCCCAGCAGTTTCCAGAGGACGGGATCTGCACGAAGCCCTTGCTCACTGCCGCCAGGCTTCTTAGAATCTCCCATCAGCCCCTGCAGGACAGAGAGTGATGTCAGTCTTATGCGCCTGCTGGAGCAGTGCATGACCCAGGTGTCCACCCTGAGGATCGACGGGGGGCCAGAAATGGTGCCCCCACTAGGCAAGCTGGGGGAAGGCAAGCAGGACGCAGAAGAGAATGATGTCAGAGTGGAGAAGAGCAAAGAACAGAGTCAAAAGTATCTCAAATCCAAACAAAATCCAAGAAAACATGGTTCCAACCGTGAAAACAGGGGACTGGCTTCCTTGCCCCCACGTGGACCTGACCGCCAGGACGCTCCGTCTCTCCTAGAGACCGGTAACTTGGGTCTAGTCACAACCAACAGCTCAGATGAGCTTGTTCTCCAGAAATGCCGCAGTTCGTGCCCAGACGTGCAAGGGGCTCTCTTCAGCGCCAGCCCCACACAGGCACCAAGGCCCACGTCCCTCCCCCTCTCCAACGCAGCCTACTCCGAGTTCACCAGCAGCCAGGGTCACCTGGTCAAGCGAGGCGGGGCCAAGGGGCAACTGCGTGAGAGGCTGCGGCGGCACAAGAAGTCCGGCATTCACCGTGTCGAGCCGTGCGGACACGTCCTCCAGGAGGAGAAGAAGGCCGACCGCAAGCGCCGGATGAAGAAATGA